In Malus sylvestris chromosome 2, drMalSylv7.2, whole genome shotgun sequence, the genomic stretch TTATGGAACAGTGGATTTCATTTTCGGGAACTCAGCAGTTGTGCTCCAAAACTGCAACATAATGCCTAAGGTTCCCATGCGAGGCCAGCAGAACACCATCACAGCTCAAGGGAAGTTTGATCCCAATCAAAATACAGGAATTTCGATTCACAATTGCAGCATATCGCCCTTTGGAGACTTGTCCTCGGTCAAAACTTTCCTCGGGAGGCCATGGAAGAATTACTCCACAACTGTGTACATGCAAACATACATGGGAAATCTCATCAGCACTGATGGATGGTTGCCATGGGTAGGCAATAGCGCTCCCGACACCGTATTTTACTcggaatttcaaaattttggacCTGGTGCTTCCGCAAAGAATAGGGTTAAATGGAAGGGGTTGAGAACCATCAACCAAAAAGCAGCCAGCAAATTTACAGTGCATTCATTTCTCCAAGGAACTAAGTGGATCTCTGATGCTGGTGTTACCTACACATCAAGCCTCTGACCAATATATTTGATAGTTTCATGAacaaaaattgattttcttttcccAATTTATTATTTTCCATTTCACACTTTTTGATCATGATTGTTTTGTGTGCCTTCTTATACTTTCTGATTAGAAAATTGTGATATATTTCTCTGGCTTTGATGTAATTGTTGAAAATTAGTATATACAAAGTCCAACATGTCTGacatttcataattcatatttccaattaaattaattttcagATAATTCATGTGTAATACTGGAAATTCAAATATTACGAATTAAGTTAATTCTATTACCATGTGTTTGTAAATTTACACTAGCTACTTAGAGGACGGAATTATAAACCGAGGATATATGATGAACATGAATGAAGTTGGAATGAAATTAAGCcaatgaataattaaaaagtttttaacagtactaaatacaataatcagtaaAAATAGTATTAATTTTCACTTGGAAGTTGAGAAGTTTTAATAATTCTCTAATTCAGCAACCCTCCATAGAAGGGTATATCGGTGTCGGGCAACCAAGTATCACCCAATGTGAAATTACTGACAGTGAAATTCAAAGCTTGAGTAGCATTCATCAGACTATAACCAGGCCATTGTACTCTCCTCGTCGTGTTTGCCCCCGGCCCGTGATTCTGAAACTCACTGTAAAACAGTGTGTCCAATCCAACCGTCCCATTCCATTCCAACCATCCAACTGAGCTGATCAGAGAGCCAATATAAGACTGCATGATGACAGTCCTAGAAAACACCTTCCAAGGCCTTCCCAGAAAATTTAACGTGGAGTTGAGGTCCGCTGCCAAGTCTGGCGCAGCTTCAATTGTGCAGTTGTGGATGGAGATTCCGGTGTTCTGATTCGGGTCAGTTCGTCCTTGGGCTGTGAAGGCGTTTTTCTGGTTGGGCATCGGTTTTCGAGCGTATAAATTGCAACTCTGGAAGACAGCAGCAGCATTTCCAAAAATGAAATCTACAGTTCCATATATGTCACATTCCTTATAGAACTGCCTCAGGGAATGTACGTATAGAGTGTCCTGATAGCCTTCGAAGCTGCACCTGTAAAATGTGGAGAGGTCAGCATTGTTTCTTACAGCTACCGCTTGGTGCTTTTCTGGACCTGCAGTGTTCCTGAATGTAATCTCTACGGCCACAAATCGTTCCGCAGAAACAGCTGCAACACAACAAATCATTGAGTTTCAGACTAAAGCATGtaaaacataaataattaatactCAATTCACAGGTGTTCAAACTAATTTTCACTATGTTACACAAGTTTGACGATATTTAGTCATCAATGAAGTAGAAGTCGACAGGTACTTACTACCTGAAGGCCATAAGGATTATGAAAATTATGAACCATGCATGTAGAGTTTTTCTCTAGTACATTGGCCAAATAATCAAGTTTAAAAATGACGTGTTAAAGAAACAAAACTTATCATCAAATTTGGATACATGTCATGTTTCAATTGAAACTATTTTGTCACTCAGCACTGTCACGTGACAAGGCACAACAGTTTTTTTGAGCCCCTACTAGGGTTTTGGTGGGATGAATGtgattcaaataatttttatacGCACTTTAATTTCAAGAGGGCCAGAAGAGAAAGAGGTAGCTAGCAGAAATGTAATTCTTACCAAAGGTTGAGGAGTTGAAGGTAGTCCAATCATCGACGAAACTATGGTTTCCGGTAATGACAGTGCTATTAATACCATCTCCGAGCAGCATTATGTTAGTCTTGTGTTTGGCGATGACAATGTACTCATGATAGCATCCTCCTCTAACATAGATCACAAAGTAGCCATCTTCAGGCTTCAACTTCTCGGGAGCAGAAGTAATAGCATCTCCGATCGATGTAAAGTTGTCCGTCCCATATGGACCCACAATCACTGTGTCGTTAACCAGAATGCCACTGCTCTCCATTTCTTCAAGAATCCTCTCACCTCTTTCGGAAGTCGTCGAGTTTTTGCCAGAACTTTTCCGAAGTGCctgcaatttattttttattcaaatgaaTTCTTAGATACTCACGAATCTCTACGTAATCACTTGTTCTTTTATCAATTAT encodes the following:
- the LOC126613835 gene encoding probable pectinesterase/pectinesterase inhibitor 47: MPRLPSSPFFLLLSLSLFSLLLLTSGAAASSSSSSSSACKSTLYPKLCRSMLSTIRSSPSDPYSYGKFSIKQCLKQARKTSTTINHFLGKTKHKSFFISDSESNALEDCQHFSELNVEHLEAISTELKSAETLNEELVDKVQTLLSGIVTNQQTCYDGLVVSKSSVLGNTTALAVAFSNVTQLYSVSLGLVTHSLARNLKKHKKGSEGSGTKNVHKFRVSLETFIKALRKSSGKNSTTSERGERILEEMESSGILVNDTVIVGPYGTDNFTSIGDAITSAPEKLKPEDGYFVIYVRGGCYHEYIVIAKHKTNIMLLGDGINSTVITGNHSFVDDWTTFNSSTFAVSAERFVAVEITFRNTAGPEKHQAVAVRNNADLSTFYRCSFEGYQDTLYVHSLRQFYKECDIYGTVDFIFGNAAAVFQSCNLYARKPMPNQKNAFTAQGRTDPNQNTGISIHNCTIEAAPDLAADLNSTLNFLGRPWKVFSRTVIMQSYIGSLISSVGWLEWNGTVGLDTLFYSEFQNHGPGANTTRRVQWPGYSLMNATQALNFTVSNFTLGDTWLPDTDIPFYGGLLN